Proteins from a single region of Primulina tabacum isolate GXHZ01 chromosome 5, ASM2559414v2, whole genome shotgun sequence:
- the LOC142544555 gene encoding NAC domain-containing protein 43-like, with amino-acid sequence MSDQDMSLSVNDHSRVPPGFRFHPTEEELLHYYLRKKVAYEKIDLDVIRDVDLNKLEPWDIQEKCRIGSTPQNDWYFFSHKDKKYPTGTRTNRATAAGFWKATGRDKVIHSNFRRIGMRKTLVFYRGRAPHGQKSDWIMHEYRLDDHVNTHDSISNASNNIIGDSGPEEGWVVCRVFKKKNYHKALESPAPHMVASSTSVLTRNHPQNDVVLDHLLMYMGRSSSSCKQENETNSGALYLQNHDPSGFVHLPGLENTTLHNILTEMESSSSVKPDIQPSDWVALDRLVASQLDGHGSKQFPSYDDPSIDEDFSFSFGSNNNTGEIQFPNMHNHSDHIIPENLSGSDADFWSFGRSSSLSSSSTDPLCHLSV; translated from the exons ATGTCGGATCAGGACATGAGTTTATCCGTAAATGACCATTCCCGGGTGCCTCCTGGATTCCGTTTTCATCCGACCGAGGAAGAACTTCTGCACTATTACCTCAGAAAGAAAGTGGCCTACGAGAAAATCGATCTTGATGTCATTCGGGATGTCGACCTTAACAAACTTGAGCCCTGGGATATTCAAG aGAAATGCAGAATAGGATCAACCCCTCAAAATGACTGGTATTTCTTTAGTCACAAAGACAAGAAATATCCTACCGGGACTCGAACTAATCGGGCCACTGCTGCGGGTTTTTGGAAGGCTACTGGGCGTGACAAGGTGATACACAGCAATTTCCGGAGGATTGGGATGCGAAAGACTTTGGTTTTCTACAGAGGAAGGGCTCCGCATGGCCAGAAATCAGACTGGATCATGCATGAATATAGGTTGGATGATCATGTCAACACTCATGACTCCATTTCTAAT GCTTCAAATAACATAATCGGAGACTCGGGGCCAGAGGAAGGCTGGGTGGTCTGTCGGGTTTTCAAGAAGAAAAACTACCACAAGGCACTGGAAAGCCCTGCGCCGCACATGGTGGCTTCTTCAACCTCGGTCTTAACCCGGAACCACCCCCAAAACGACGTAGTTCTGGACCACCTGCTCATGTACATGGGAAGATCATCTTCTTCCTGCAAGCAAGAGAACGAAACAAACAGCGGCGCACTCTACTTACAAAATCATGATCCTTCTGGTTTCGTGCACCTGCCGGGATTGGAAAATACAACGCTTCACAACATCCTCACCGAAATGGAGTCATCTTCGTCCGTCAAACCCGACATCCAACCGAGTGATTGGGTGGCGTTGGACCGACTCGTGGCTTCTCAGCTAGACGGCCACGGCTCCAAGCAGTTTCCATCATACGACGACCCGAGTATCGATGAAGATTTCTCATTTTCATTCGGTAGTAATAATAACACTGGTGAAATACAATTTCCAAACATGCATAATCATTCGGATCATATCATACCAGAAAATCTCTCCGGCTCCGACGCAGATTTCTGGAGCTTCGGTCGATCGTCGTCCTTGTCTTCATCGTCTACAGACCCACTTTGCCATTTATCTGTATAA